One window of the Streptomyces asoensis genome contains the following:
- the rodA gene encoding rod shape-determining protein RodA: protein MTGANGFSVSGYGPERAGWTRVFARDSMARRLDWPILMSAIALSLIGSLLVYSATRNRTEINQGDPYYFLVRHLMNTGIGICLMIGTIWLGHRTLRNAVPVLYGLSLMGILAVLTPLGSTVNGAHSWIVVGGGFSLQPSEFVKITIILGMAMLLAARVDAGDKLYPDHRTVLQSLGLAAVPMLIVMLMPDLGSVMVMVMIVLGVLLASGASNRWVFGLLGAGAAGAIAVWQLHILDEYQIARFAAFANPSLDPAGVGYNTNQARIAIGSGGLTGAGLFHGSQTTGQFVPEQQTDFVFTVAGEELGFMGAGLIIVLLGVVLWRASRIARETTELYGTIVAAGIVAWFAFQSFENIGMTLGIMPVTGLPLPFVSYGGTSMFAVWVAVGLLQSIRVQRPMSA, encoded by the coding sequence ATGACCGGCGCGAACGGATTCTCCGTCTCCGGATACGGGCCCGAGCGGGCCGGCTGGACCCGGGTCTTCGCCCGTGACTCGATGGCCCGGCGGCTGGACTGGCCGATACTGATGTCGGCGATCGCCCTGTCGCTGATCGGCTCGCTCCTGGTCTACTCGGCGACGCGCAACCGCACCGAGATCAACCAGGGCGACCCGTACTACTTCCTCGTCCGGCACCTGATGAACACCGGCATCGGGATCTGCCTGATGATCGGCACCATCTGGCTCGGCCACCGCACCCTGCGCAACGCGGTACCGGTCCTCTACGGCCTGTCGCTCATGGGGATCCTGGCGGTGCTGACGCCGCTGGGCTCGACGGTCAACGGCGCGCACTCCTGGATCGTGGTCGGCGGCGGCTTCTCGCTCCAGCCCTCGGAGTTCGTGAAGATCACGATCATCCTGGGCATGGCGATGCTGCTCGCGGCCCGGGTCGACGCCGGCGACAAGCTCTACCCCGACCACCGCACGGTGCTCCAGTCCCTCGGGCTCGCGGCCGTCCCCATGCTGATCGTGATGCTGATGCCCGACCTCGGGTCGGTCATGGTCATGGTGATGATCGTGCTGGGCGTGCTGCTGGCCTCCGGCGCCTCCAACCGCTGGGTCTTCGGACTGCTCGGCGCCGGCGCGGCCGGCGCGATCGCCGTCTGGCAGCTGCACATCCTGGACGAGTACCAGATCGCCCGCTTCGCCGCCTTCGCCAACCCCAGCCTCGATCCCGCGGGCGTGGGCTACAACACCAACCAGGCGCGGATCGCGATCGGCTCCGGCGGCCTCACCGGCGCCGGGCTGTTCCACGGCTCACAGACGACGGGCCAGTTCGTCCCGGAACAGCAGACGGACTTCGTGTTCACCGTCGCGGGCGAGGAACTGGGCTTCATGGGCGCGGGCCTGATCATCGTCCTGCTCGGTGTGGTCCTCTGGCGCGCCAGCCGCATAGCTCGCGAGACGACGGAGCTGTACGGCACGATCGTCGCCGCGGGCATCGTGGCCTGGTTCGCCTTCCAGTCCTTCGAGAACATCGGGATGACCCTGGGGATCATGCCGGTGACGGGTCTGCCGCTGCCGTTCGTCTCCTACGGCGGCACGTCGATGTTCGCGGTCTGGGTGGCGGTGGGGCTGCTCCAGTCCATCCGGGTGCAGCGGCCCATGTCGGCGTAA
- the mrdA gene encoding penicillin-binding protein 2 yields MTNIPETGRTPRVQIRLVVIQILVLSLLGTLGGRLWYLQIREGAEYAKEASGNHVQQVVEPAVRGSILDARGVALADNETRLVVSASRTDLLKQKDDGKAVLAKLAGVLGMSAEEVAQKVRLCDSKTPQPCWNGSPYQPIPITDEATAKQALQIRERAEDFPGITAEPEAVRRYAAPGNANTAQVLGYLSPVTDDEITKAQDSDSPYLRSDQVGRSGLERQYDKELRGKAGVTRYEVDNLGRVIGQAEADAAQPGSNLVTSIDARVQRVAEYELNNAMKIARTQFDKITGENYKADSGAVVVMEAKTGRVVAMASAPAYDPNVWVGGISAKDYKKLTGKNSDYPLLNRAIQGQSAPGSTFKVVSTAAAVEAGYEWDGGYPCTSSYSVGGQVFKNFEGESFGPISLGRALEVSCDTVFYGLADREWKKDGGINPAKGEPKDYFYKAAHQFGLGKETGIDLPNEVTGRVPDRQWKESYWKANKDSWCKYGKKDGSYVEKIAYENCLEGNKMREGDSINYSIGQGDTLVTPIQEAVIYGALANGGTMYTPTIGKAIVSADGKTVQEIKPKVQGKLPVDKATIKGMDAALEGVVTRGTAAWKFGGWPQEEIPLHAKTGTAEVYGKQTTSWLATYSKDYTVVMTIAQAGTGSGASGEAVRHIYNAMYGVADDGKIDKKNALLPTPQTSLPKVQADGTIKAPKVSKDPAKEQRVSQEGAPEPDETQPGATVQQNTSTNRDTRRRRRKRGSRRMCT; encoded by the coding sequence GTGACCAACATTCCCGAGACCGGTCGGACCCCACGGGTCCAGATCAGGCTCGTCGTGATCCAGATCCTCGTCCTCTCCCTGCTCGGCACCCTCGGCGGCCGCCTGTGGTACCTACAGATCCGGGAGGGCGCGGAGTACGCCAAGGAGGCCTCCGGCAACCACGTCCAGCAGGTCGTCGAACCCGCCGTACGCGGCTCGATCCTGGACGCGCGCGGGGTGGCCCTCGCCGACAACGAGACGCGGCTCGTGGTCTCCGCCTCCCGCACCGACCTGCTGAAGCAGAAGGACGACGGCAAGGCGGTCCTGGCCAAGCTCGCGGGCGTCCTCGGCATGAGCGCCGAGGAGGTCGCGCAGAAGGTCCGGCTGTGCGACTCGAAGACGCCCCAGCCCTGCTGGAACGGCTCGCCGTACCAGCCGATCCCGATCACCGACGAGGCCACCGCCAAGCAGGCCCTCCAGATCCGTGAGCGCGCCGAGGACTTCCCCGGCATCACCGCCGAGCCCGAGGCCGTGCGTCGTTACGCGGCCCCCGGCAACGCCAACACCGCCCAGGTCCTCGGCTACCTCTCCCCGGTGACGGACGACGAGATCACCAAGGCCCAGGACTCCGACTCGCCCTATCTGCGCTCCGACCAGGTCGGCCGCAGCGGCCTGGAGCGCCAGTACGACAAGGAGCTGCGCGGCAAGGCCGGCGTCACCCGCTACGAGGTGGACAACCTCGGCCGTGTCATCGGCCAGGCCGAGGCGGACGCGGCCCAGCCCGGCTCCAACCTCGTCACCAGCATCGACGCCCGCGTCCAGCGGGTCGCCGAGTACGAGCTGAACAACGCGATGAAGATCGCCCGCACCCAGTTCGACAAGATCACCGGCGAGAACTACAAGGCCGACTCCGGGGCGGTCGTGGTGATGGAGGCCAAGACCGGCCGTGTCGTCGCCATGGCGTCCGCCCCGGCCTACGACCCCAACGTCTGGGTCGGCGGCATCTCCGCCAAGGACTACAAGAAGCTCACCGGGAAGAACTCCGACTACCCGCTGCTGAACCGGGCCATACAGGGTCAGTCCGCGCCCGGTTCGACCTTCAAGGTGGTCTCCACGGCCGCCGCGGTCGAGGCGGGCTACGAGTGGGACGGCGGCTACCCGTGCACCAGCTCGTACTCGGTGGGCGGCCAGGTCTTCAAGAACTTCGAGGGGGAGAGCTTCGGCCCCATCTCGCTCGGCCGGGCCCTGGAGGTCTCCTGCGACACCGTCTTCTACGGTCTCGCGGACCGGGAGTGGAAGAAGGACGGCGGCATCAACCCGGCGAAGGGTGAGCCCAAGGACTACTTCTACAAGGCCGCCCACCAGTTCGGTCTCGGCAAGGAGACCGGCATCGACCTGCCCAACGAGGTCACCGGCCGCGTCCCGGACCGTCAGTGGAAGGAGTCCTACTGGAAGGCCAACAAGGACTCCTGGTGCAAGTACGGCAAGAAGGACGGCAGTTACGTCGAGAAGATCGCGTACGAGAACTGCCTCGAGGGCAACAAGATGCGCGAGGGTGACTCGATCAACTACTCCATCGGCCAGGGCGACACCCTCGTCACCCCGATCCAGGAGGCCGTGATCTACGGGGCGCTCGCCAACGGCGGCACGATGTACACCCCGACCATCGGCAAGGCGATCGTCAGCGCCGACGGCAAGACCGTCCAGGAGATCAAGCCCAAGGTCCAGGGCAAGCTGCCGGTCGACAAGGCGACGATCAAGGGCATGGACGCCGCGCTGGAGGGCGTGGTCACGCGCGGTACCGCCGCCTGGAAGTTCGGCGGCTGGCCGCAGGAGGAGATCCCGCTGCACGCCAAGACCGGTACCGCGGAGGTCTACGGCAAGCAGACGACGTCCTGGCTCGCCACGTACAGCAAGGACTACACGGTCGTGATGACGATCGCGCAGGCCGGTACCGGTTCGGGCGCCTCCGGTGAGGCCGTGCGGCACATCTACAACGCGATGTACGGCGTCGCCGACGACGGCAAGATCGACAAGAAGAACGCCCTGCTGCCCACCCCGCAGACCAGCCTGCCGAAGGTCCAGGCGGACGGCACGATCAAGGCCCCGAAGGTCTCCAAGGACCCGGCGAAGGAGCAGCGCGTCAGCCAGGAGGGCGCGCCGGAGCCGGACGAGACGCAGCCGGGGGCCACCGTGCAGCAGAACACCAGCACCAACCGCGACACCCGCAGGCGACGGCGGAAGAGGGGAAGCCGGAGGATGTGCACATGA
- the mreD gene encoding rod shape-determining protein MreD has protein sequence MRVNRILLSVPLVVVALVIQVSVLARLHLPGAVPDLLLLTVLGLAMVYGHVGGALIGFGAGLLADLAPPADHAAGRYALVLCVIGYLAGLIKPESGQIKSATGPMVVVVGAAIGSTLLYAGVGALVGDTAARHVGLTGLLFTAGLYDLLLAPFVVPAIMFLARRADNDPLAETNSAAKSPNISSGWLSSGTGLRIGGQRNGLKLKAARSRGARAGRIKGVKRL, from the coding sequence ATGCGCGTCAACCGGATCCTGCTCTCCGTCCCGCTGGTCGTCGTCGCCCTGGTGATCCAGGTGAGTGTTCTCGCCCGCCTCCACCTCCCCGGCGCCGTCCCCGACCTCCTCCTGCTCACCGTGCTGGGCCTCGCCATGGTCTACGGCCATGTCGGCGGCGCTCTCATCGGCTTCGGCGCCGGTCTGCTCGCCGACCTCGCGCCGCCCGCCGACCACGCCGCCGGGCGCTACGCCCTCGTGCTGTGCGTGATCGGCTATCTCGCCGGGCTCATCAAGCCCGAGAGCGGGCAGATCAAGTCGGCCACCGGCCCGATGGTCGTGGTCGTCGGGGCCGCGATCGGCTCCACCCTGCTGTACGCCGGAGTGGGCGCCCTCGTCGGTGACACCGCCGCCCGCCATGTCGGCCTCACCGGGCTGCTGTTCACGGCCGGCCTGTACGACCTGCTGCTGGCCCCGTTCGTCGTCCCCGCGATCATGTTCCTGGCGCGGCGCGCCGACAACGACCCGCTCGCGGAGACCAACTCCGCCGCCAAGAGCCCGAACATCTCGTCCGGCTGGCTCTCCTCCGGGACGGGTCTCAGGATCGGCGGGCAGCGCAACGGGCTGAAGCTGAAGGCGGCCCGCTCACGCGGGGCGCGCGCCGGTCGTATCAAGGGGGTCAAGCGGCTGTGA
- the mreC gene encoding rod shape-determining protein MreC translates to MRDTRESRLLLVLLIAVAFALITVDIRGGEDSPVDGARQAAAAAFGPIENGVSSAVDPVGNAVSAVRDSGERHDRLTDLEKENAALKAKLGSDDRNRSRLAQLDKMLKIAGTGQYGIKGAEVIAIGAAQGFSWTITIDVGANDGVKRDMTVLNGDGLVGRVTTVGPDTATVLLASDPDFTVGTRMEASDELGFASGQGDRPLRVELLNGKADVKKGDRLVTFGSQADKPFVPGVPVGVVSRVDPSGGDLTRTLYVTPYVSFTKLDIVGVVVEAPKKDPRDTVLPSKPKPVPTPTVTVTVTPNANAPVDGQQQ, encoded by the coding sequence GTGAGGGACACACGAGAGAGCCGGCTGCTCCTGGTGCTGCTGATCGCCGTAGCGTTCGCGCTGATCACGGTGGACATCCGGGGTGGGGAGGATTCCCCGGTCGACGGTGCCCGGCAGGCCGCGGCCGCGGCCTTCGGCCCGATCGAGAACGGCGTGTCGTCGGCGGTGGATCCCGTCGGCAACGCCGTCTCCGCCGTCCGGGACTCCGGTGAGCGCCATGACCGGCTCACCGATCTGGAGAAGGAGAACGCGGCTCTCAAGGCGAAGCTCGGCAGCGACGACCGCAACCGCAGCCGGCTGGCGCAGCTCGACAAGATGCTGAAGATCGCCGGCACGGGCCAGTACGGCATCAAGGGCGCGGAGGTCATCGCGATAGGAGCGGCCCAGGGCTTCTCCTGGACCATCACCATCGACGTCGGCGCGAACGACGGCGTCAAGCGCGACATGACGGTCCTCAACGGGGACGGCCTGGTCGGGCGGGTCACCACCGTCGGGCCCGACACCGCGACCGTGCTCCTGGCCAGCGACCCCGACTTCACCGTCGGCACGCGGATGGAGGCGTCCGACGAGCTCGGCTTCGCCTCCGGACAGGGCGACCGGCCGCTGCGCGTCGAACTCCTCAACGGCAAGGCCGACGTGAAGAAGGGCGACCGGCTGGTCACCTTCGGCTCGCAGGCCGACAAGCCCTTCGTGCCCGGCGTCCCCGTCGGCGTCGTCTCCCGCGTCGACCCCTCCGGCGGCGACCTCACCCGCACCCTCTACGTCACGCCGTACGTCAGCTTCACCAAGCTCGACATCGTGGGCGTGGTCGTCGAGGCCCCGAAGAAGGATCCGCGCGACACCGTGCTCCCCTCGAAGCCCAAACCGGTCCCCACGCCGACGGTGACCGTGACGGTCACTCCGAACGCGAACGCACCCGTAGACGGCCAGCAGCAGTAG
- a CDS encoding rod shape-determining protein has product MSFIGRDMAVDLGTANTLVYVRGRGIVLNEPSVVAINTNTGGILAVGAEAKKMIGRTPGNIVAVRPLKDGVIADFEITERMLRYFILKIHKRRYLARPRVVVCVPSGITGVERRAVIEASTQAGARQVHIIEEPMAAAIGSGLPVHEATGNMVVDIGGGTTEVAVISLGGIVTAQSIRVAGDELDNAIIQHIKKEYSLLLGERTAEQIKITIGSAYDLDDDQHTEIRGRDLVSGLPKTVVISAAEVRKAIEEPVNAIVDAVKTTLDKCPPELSGDIMDRGIVLTGGGALLRGLDERLRRETGMPIHIAEDPLDSVALGSGKCVEEFEALQQVLDAAPRR; this is encoded by the coding sequence ATGTCGTTCATCGGCCGTGACATGGCTGTCGACCTCGGGACCGCCAACACGCTGGTGTACGTCAGGGGTCGCGGGATCGTACTCAACGAGCCGTCCGTCGTCGCGATCAACACCAACACCGGTGGCATCCTCGCGGTCGGCGCCGAAGCGAAGAAGATGATCGGGCGCACGCCCGGCAACATCGTTGCCGTGCGTCCGCTGAAGGACGGCGTGATCGCCGACTTCGAGATCACCGAGCGGATGCTCCGCTACTTCATCCTGAAGATCCACAAGCGGCGGTATCTGGCTCGTCCGCGGGTCGTCGTCTGTGTGCCCTCGGGCATCACGGGTGTCGAGCGCCGCGCCGTCATCGAGGCGTCGACCCAGGCCGGCGCCCGTCAGGTGCACATCATCGAGGAGCCCATGGCCGCGGCCATCGGCTCCGGCCTGCCGGTCCACGAGGCCACGGGCAACATGGTGGTGGACATCGGCGGCGGCACCACGGAGGTCGCGGTCATCTCGCTCGGCGGCATCGTCACCGCCCAGTCCATCCGCGTCGCGGGCGATGAACTGGACAACGCGATCATCCAGCACATCAAGAAGGAGTACAGCCTCCTCCTCGGTGAGCGGACGGCCGAACAGATCAAGATCACGATCGGTTCGGCCTACGACCTCGACGACGACCAGCACACCGAAATCCGCGGCCGGGACCTCGTGTCCGGGCTGCCCAAGACCGTCGTCATCTCGGCCGCCGAGGTGCGCAAGGCGATCGAGGAACCGGTCAACGCGATCGTCGACGCCGTGAAGACCACCCTCGACAAGTGCCCGCCGGAGCTGTCCGGCGACATCATGGACCGCGGAATCGTTCTGACCGGCGGCGGAGCCCTGCTGCGGGGTCTGGACGAGCGGCTGCGCCGGGAGACCGGCATGCCCATCCACATCGCCGAGGACCCGCTGGACAGCGTGGCGCTCGGCTCCGGAAAGTGCGTGGAGGAGTTCGAGGCGCTCCAGCAGGTCCTGGACGCCGCGCCCCGCAGATGA
- the ndk gene encoding nucleoside-diphosphate kinase has protein sequence MSQRTLVLLKPDAVRRGLTGEIISRIERKAGWQITALELRTLDQDTLEQHYGEHKGKPFYEPLVEFMASGPVVALIVEGDRVIEGVRGLAGPTDPIAAAPGSIRGDYGVIVRENLIHASDSEESAEREVKIFFPGRA, from the coding sequence GTGAGCCAGCGCACCCTCGTCCTGCTCAAGCCCGACGCCGTCCGTCGTGGCCTGACAGGCGAGATCATCAGCCGTATCGAGCGCAAGGCCGGCTGGCAGATCACCGCGCTGGAGCTGCGGACCCTGGATCAGGACACGCTGGAGCAGCACTACGGCGAGCACAAGGGCAAGCCCTTCTACGAGCCGCTGGTGGAGTTCATGGCCTCCGGTCCGGTCGTCGCGCTGATCGTCGAGGGCGACCGGGTCATCGAGGGTGTGCGCGGGCTCGCGGGTCCGACCGACCCGATCGCCGCGGCCCCCGGCTCCATCCGCGGCGACTACGGCGTGATCGTCCGCGAGAACCTGATCCACGCCTCCGACTCCGAGGAGTCCGCCGAGCGCGAGGTGAAGATCTTCTTCCCCGGCCGAGCCTGA
- a CDS encoding DUF4233 domain-containing protein: MRTLCSSTLIGEFFVIGFAGLVAMKDADLSTATVWTVCGIAMFLSVLLCGMVTRPGGVALGWALQIALVASGFFVPIMFFLGVLFGALWWASVHFGRKVDEAKARFAAQAAAGSPDTADAA; the protein is encoded by the coding sequence ATGCGTACGCTCTGCTCCTCGACCCTGATCGGCGAGTTCTTCGTCATCGGCTTCGCCGGTCTGGTCGCCATGAAGGACGCCGACCTGTCCACCGCCACGGTGTGGACGGTGTGCGGCATCGCCATGTTCCTCAGCGTGCTGCTGTGCGGCATGGTCACCCGGCCCGGGGGCGTCGCCCTCGGCTGGGCGCTTCAGATCGCCCTCGTCGCGTCCGGCTTCTTCGTCCCGATCATGTTCTTCCTGGGGGTGCTCTTCGGGGCCCTGTGGTGGGCGTCCGTGCACTTCGGGCGCAAGGTCGACGAGGCGAAGGCGCGCTTCGCCGCACAGGCCGCCGCAGGCTCTCCGGATACCGCTGACGCTGCGTGA
- the folC gene encoding bifunctional tetrahydrofolate synthase/dihydrofolate synthase: protein MSELPPNGNQDDLPDPLDPFDEIIAEETDRDPDLAVIEAGSRTLRTQGGAPQADVPTRPEDPEVDKALREVEAELATRWGETKLEPSVDRIAALMDVLGDPQRSYPSIHITGTNGKTSTARMVEALLGAFDLRTGRYTSPHVQSITERISLDGAPISAERFIETYEDIKAYVEMVDGTQEYRLSFFEVLTGMAYAAFSDAPVDVAVVEVGMGGSWDATNVIDGDVAVVTPIDLDHTDRLGETTGEIAAEKGGIIKQDATVILAQQPVDAAQVLLKKAVEVDATVAREGLEFGVVARQVAVGGQMVTLRGLGGEYPEVYLPLHGPYQAHNAAVALAAVEAFFGVGSQRPDPLDIDTVRKAFAAVSSPGRLEVVRRSPTVVLDAAHNPAGARATAEAVGEAFDFSRLIGVVGASGDKNVRGLLEAFEPIFAEVVVTQNSSHRAMDADELAAIAVEVFGDDRVQVEPRLPDALEAAVTLAEEEGEFAGGAVLVTGSVITVGEARLLLGKG from the coding sequence GTGAGCGAGCTCCCCCCGAACGGCAACCAAGACGACCTGCCCGACCCTCTCGATCCCTTCGACGAGATCATCGCGGAGGAGACCGACCGCGACCCCGATCTCGCGGTCATCGAAGCCGGCAGCCGCACCCTCCGCACCCAGGGCGGCGCGCCGCAGGCCGATGTGCCCACGCGTCCCGAGGACCCCGAGGTCGACAAGGCCCTGCGCGAGGTCGAGGCGGAACTGGCCACCCGCTGGGGCGAGACCAAGCTGGAGCCCTCGGTCGACCGCATCGCCGCGCTGATGGACGTGCTGGGGGACCCGCAGCGGTCGTATCCCTCGATCCACATCACCGGGACCAACGGCAAGACCTCCACCGCCCGCATGGTCGAGGCCCTGCTGGGCGCCTTCGACCTGCGCACGGGCCGGTACACCTCCCCGCACGTCCAGTCGATCACCGAGCGGATCAGCCTGGACGGCGCGCCGATCTCCGCCGAGCGGTTCATCGAGACGTACGAGGACATCAAGGCGTACGTCGAGATGGTCGACGGCACGCAGGAGTACCGGCTGTCCTTCTTCGAGGTGCTCACCGGCATGGCGTACGCCGCCTTCTCGGACGCGCCGGTCGACGTCGCCGTCGTGGAGGTGGGGATGGGCGGCTCGTGGGACGCGACCAACGTGATCGACGGTGACGTCGCCGTCGTCACGCCCATCGACCTGGACCACACCGACCGGCTCGGGGAGACGACCGGTGAGATCGCCGCCGAGAAGGGCGGGATCATCAAGCAGGACGCCACCGTCATCCTGGCCCAGCAGCCCGTCGACGCGGCCCAGGTGCTGCTGAAGAAGGCCGTCGAGGTCGACGCGACCGTGGCCCGGGAAGGGCTGGAGTTCGGGGTCGTCGCCCGCCAGGTCGCCGTCGGCGGACAGATGGTCACCCTGCGCGGCCTGGGCGGCGAGTACCCCGAGGTGTACCTGCCCCTGCACGGCCCCTACCAGGCGCACAACGCGGCCGTCGCGCTCGCCGCCGTCGAGGCGTTCTTCGGCGTCGGCTCGCAGCGTCCCGATCCGCTCGACATCGACACGGTCCGCAAGGCCTTCGCGGCCGTCTCCTCGCCGGGCCGCCTCGAGGTCGTACGGCGCTCCCCGACCGTGGTCCTCGACGCCGCCCACAACCCGGCCGGCGCTCGTGCCACCGCCGAGGCCGTCGGCGAGGCCTTCGACTTCAGTCGGCTGATCGGCGTGGTCGGGGCAAGCGGCGACAAGAACGTGCGAGGGCTCCTGGAGGCCTTCGAGCCGATCTTCGCGGAGGTCGTCGTCACCCAGAACTCCAGCCACCGCGCGATGGACGCCGACGAACTGGCCGCGATCGCCGTCGAGGTGTTCGGTGACGACCGCGTCCAGGTCGAGCCGAGGCTGCCCGACGCTCTGGAGGCGGCGGTCACGCTCGCCGAGGAGGAGGGCGAGTTCGCGGGCGGCGCGGTGCTGGTCACCGGTTCCGTCATCACAGTCGGCGAGGCCCGGCTGCTCCTCGGAAAGGGCTGA